One Helianthus annuus cultivar XRQ/B chromosome 12, HanXRQr2.0-SUNRISE, whole genome shotgun sequence genomic region harbors:
- the LOC110896042 gene encoding uncharacterized protein LOC110896042 → MGSRNTNPNTNRNRNRKKKRKMSRAERTYEPKNRELICRRRRFTKPFKIGFYAPGTEPRRIPYHLYLLIKESVHLMQRGLDSALVDKKISFFCDFFYSHLPVGWKYDKENAASLIADYDTSLPKYDISGYTYLTYPYVNEFDDDARLSISTVFELMRTIYSRITPTPKKFMQWDEGMMSFYCKLCSCFGIDYLHLEAASKDDVVLMTRSNKCVDKISLLAIPYFEWVDKIPSNKRNPVFKHKTKLSSNDEAFVLSIFEIYKILSFVICSPRLPPQTTLTRWNEYQISFYSKMCSYFRVDFKRLAAADTT, encoded by the exons ATGGGCAGTCGCAATACCAATCCCAATACCAATCGCAATCGCAATCGTAAGAAGAAACG TAAGATGAGCCGTGCGGAAAGAACGTACGAG CCAAAGAATAGGGAATTGATTTGCCGGCGGAGAAGGTTTACCAAACCATTCAAAATCGGGTTTTATGCTCCTGGGACTGAACCTCGTCGTATTCCATATCATCTATACTTGTTGATTAAGGAATCAGTCCATCTTATGCAGAGGGGTTTAGATTCAGCCCTAGTTGACAAAAAAATTAGTTTCTTTTGTGACTTCTTCTATTCTCATCTGCCAGTTGGCTGGAAATA CGACAAGGAGAATGCAGCATCCCTTATTGCGGACTACGACACCTCTCTGCCTAAATACGATATTTCAGGCTATACCTATCTCACATATCCGTATGTTAATGAGTTTGATGATGACGCACGACTATCTATCAGCACGGTTTTTGAGCTTATGAGAACTATTTACTCACGGATAACGCCTACTCCAAAGAAATTTATGCAATGGGATGAGGGTATGATGTCATTCTACTGTAAACTATGTTCCTGTTTTGGCATCGATTATCTGCATCTAGAGGCTGCTTCCAAGGACGATGTGGTTTTGATGACTCGCAG TAATAAGTGCGTTGACAAGATCTCACTACTGGCAATACCATATTTTGAGTGGGTTGACAAGATCCCATCGAACAAGCGT AATCCTGTGTTTAAGCACAAGACGAAGCTTAGCAGCAACGATGAGGCTTTTGTACTCTCGATATTTGAGATTTACAAGATCTTAAGTTTTGTTATCTGCTCACCGCGGTTACCTCCTCAGACCACGCTTACTCGATGGAATGAGTATCAGATATCATTCTATTCTAAAATGTGTTCCTACTTTCGCGTGGATTTCAAGCGTTTGGCGGCTGCTGATACTACTTAG